From one Macellibacteroides fermentans genomic stretch:
- a CDS encoding right-handed parallel beta-helix repeat-containing protein: MNKTLLFIAGLLFFVLTNELVAQERVYSITSFGLKADSKKNASPVLAKALDKIKRDYKDGTNVVLKFPRGQYHFFESGSAVREYYISNHDQTNPKKVGLAIEDFKNLTIDGQGSEFIFHGRMIPLSLLRSENCTLKNFSIDFANPHIAQIQVVENSPEKGITFKVASWVNYRISKDSVFETYGEGWTAQPAGGIAFEEATKRLVYNTSDISCPTKGVVEVSPRLLHAPNWKNAKLIPGTVIAMRTWFRPTPGIFFSHNVNSVLENVTVHYAEGMGLLAQFCENITLDRFNVCLKGPNDPRYFTTQADATHFSGCKGAIISKNGLYEGMMDDAINIHGTYLKVISRVDEKTVIARYMHDQSWGFEWGRTADEVQFVRSETMELLEGTNRIAEIRPYDKKQIHGAREFYIRFDEPIHPDINEKSGFGIENLTWTPEVIFSGNTVRNNRARGALFSTPRKTVVEDNLFDHTSGTAILLCGDCNGWYETGACKDVVIRRNKFVNALTNMFQFTNGVISIYPEIPNLKGQQKYFHSGIVIEDNEFDTFDAPILYAKSVDGLIFRNNTIKKNTGYEPFHWNKNRFLLERVTNAKIEE; this comes from the coding sequence ATGAATAAAACGCTATTATTTATTGCGGGTTTGCTCTTTTTTGTTCTTACCAACGAATTGGTTGCTCAGGAGCGTGTTTACAGCATAACGAGTTTCGGATTGAAAGCTGACAGTAAGAAGAATGCTTCTCCTGTTTTAGCCAAGGCTCTGGATAAAATTAAACGAGATTATAAGGACGGAACGAATGTGGTGCTGAAGTTTCCTCGCGGACAATATCATTTTTTTGAATCGGGATCGGCTGTTCGTGAATATTACATTTCAAATCACGATCAGACTAATCCTAAAAAAGTAGGATTAGCGATTGAAGATTTTAAAAATCTTACCATCGACGGACAGGGATCGGAATTTATTTTCCATGGAAGAATGATCCCATTATCCCTTTTACGCTCCGAAAATTGCACGTTGAAGAATTTCAGCATTGATTTTGCTAATCCCCATATTGCCCAGATACAGGTTGTGGAAAATAGTCCAGAGAAAGGAATCACCTTTAAGGTGGCTTCCTGGGTGAATTATCGCATCAGCAAAGATTCTGTTTTTGAAACCTATGGTGAAGGTTGGACTGCACAACCTGCTGGTGGTATTGCCTTCGAAGAGGCAACAAAACGTCTTGTATATAATACGAGTGATATCAGCTGCCCAACAAAAGGCGTTGTAGAGGTATCGCCCCGGTTACTGCATGCCCCAAACTGGAAGAATGCTAAATTAATTCCTGGAACGGTGATTGCCATGCGTACGTGGTTTCGTCCTACCCCTGGTATTTTCTTCTCTCATAACGTGAATTCCGTTTTAGAGAATGTTACCGTGCATTATGCTGAAGGAATGGGATTACTGGCCCAGTTTTGTGAAAATATTACACTTGATCGGTTCAATGTTTGCCTTAAAGGGCCCAACGATCCGCGATATTTTACTACACAGGCTGATGCAACCCACTTTTCAGGCTGTAAAGGTGCAATTATATCGAAGAATGGTTTATATGAGGGTATGATGGATGACGCGATTAATATTCATGGTACTTATTTAAAAGTAATAAGCCGGGTAGATGAAAAAACGGTAATAGCAAGATATATGCATGATCAGTCTTGGGGTTTTGAGTGGGGCAGAACAGCCGATGAAGTGCAGTTTGTACGTTCCGAGACTATGGAACTGCTTGAAGGTACTAACCGTATCGCAGAGATTCGTCCGTATGATAAAAAACAAATTCATGGGGCCCGCGAATTTTACATCAGATTTGATGAACCGATCCATCCGGATATAAATGAGAAAAGTGGTTTTGGCATTGAAAATCTTACTTGGACTCCCGAGGTCATCTTTTCAGGGAATACGGTTCGAAACAACCGTGCTCGCGGGGCTTTATTTAGTACACCCAGAAAAACTGTAGTGGAGGATAACTTGTTTGACCATACTTCGGGTACAGCCATTTTACTTTGCGGAGATTGTAACGGATGGTATGAGACTGGTGCATGCAAAGATGTTGTTATAAGGAGGAATAAATTTGTGAATGCGCTGACTAATATGTTCCAGTTTACCAATGGAGTGATTTCAATTTATCCGGAGATCCCGAACCTGAAAGGGCAGCAAAAGTATTTCCATAGCGGCATTGTAATTGAAGACAATGAATTTGATACATTCGATGCTCCTATACTTTATGCCAAATCGGTGGATGGTCTGATATTCCGAAATAATACGATTAAAAAGAATACGGGTTATGAGCCGTTTCATTGGAACAAAAACCGCTTTTTGCTTGAACGTGTAACCAATGCAAAGATTGAAGAATAA
- a CDS encoding S41 family peptidase, with the protein MIDLRRIDTEIIKSYNLDTKMKKPNSKRFYHCVKSLCPIIYLVCLIANFSCSNTKSEEYFVRQCDFVSDYQYNDTTKWAITCRVWGLLKYYHPNVTAGKFDWDKVLLESLEAISYVNTPDALNLELNKMLISAGEYSYKEDKEWNDSLKMNVNLSWLNSSFIDDSLKIELKKIASLEVKYPSFYGVDYEHIVLQNEKNYDFEVSSSQKSVNLRLLSFFRYWNVIYYFFPHKYLMDRSWDVILSEYIPKFIESVDPQSYNNTFLKLAATLNDGHAYLITGNESPKDFRDIIEKVDDITIVRGNAGELQKGDIISSIGKQNIKQVRDSLSVFTAASTQGNKDYRINCSIGQMIFGQKNLVKVLRGDKLLEINVVPVDYKKENLQIYRWISDGIGYVDLSQVTNKDINPLFEYLSEADGIIFDLRKAGPYKIELEPFVCHLFEKKEIQLSSMVYPDPMHPGAFLWRKNFQTTIPDSLTCPIYKGKIVVLINESTQSGLETIALEIRNNCNSTLVGRSTSGALGRVTLVPLLGRKTSFSNFALFSADGTELQRKGITPDILVLPTIDAIRNGRDEILNAGIDFIKKQQM; encoded by the coding sequence ATGATAGATTTGAGGAGAATTGATACTGAAATAATCAAATCTTATAACCTTGATACCAAAATGAAAAAGCCTAATTCGAAAAGATTTTATCATTGTGTTAAATCATTATGTCCGATTATCTATTTGGTATGCCTGATTGCGAATTTTTCTTGTAGTAATACTAAGTCTGAAGAGTATTTTGTTAGACAATGTGATTTTGTCTCGGACTATCAGTATAATGATACAACTAAATGGGCAATTACATGTAGAGTTTGGGGCTTGCTAAAATACTATCATCCCAATGTTACTGCAGGAAAATTTGATTGGGATAAGGTCTTATTGGAAAGCTTAGAAGCTATTTCCTATGTTAATACACCCGATGCATTGAATCTTGAACTCAATAAAATGCTGATTTCCGCTGGAGAATACTCCTATAAAGAGGATAAAGAATGGAATGATTCATTAAAAATGAATGTTAACCTTAGCTGGTTGAATAGTTCCTTTATTGATGACTCCTTGAAGATTGAATTAAAGAAAATAGCCTCATTAGAAGTGAAATACCCATCCTTTTACGGTGTAGATTATGAGCATATTGTTCTTCAAAATGAGAAAAACTACGATTTTGAGGTTTCATCATCTCAAAAGTCTGTAAATCTTCGTTTACTATCTTTTTTCAGATATTGGAATGTAATTTATTACTTTTTCCCTCATAAATATTTAATGGACCGATCTTGGGATGTAATTTTATCAGAGTATATTCCCAAGTTTATTGAATCTGTTGATCCCCAATCGTACAATAATACATTTTTGAAATTAGCCGCAACACTCAATGATGGCCATGCTTATCTAATTACTGGTAATGAATCCCCCAAAGACTTTAGAGATATAATTGAGAAAGTGGATGATATAACCATTGTAAGAGGAAATGCTGGCGAATTGCAAAAAGGTGATATAATCAGTTCAATTGGAAAACAGAATATTAAACAAGTTCGCGATAGCCTATCTGTTTTTACGGCTGCTTCAACCCAGGGAAACAAGGACTATAGGATAAATTGTAGTATTGGACAAATGATATTCGGACAGAAGAATTTGGTTAAAGTGTTAAGAGGTGACAAATTGCTGGAAATAAATGTTGTCCCTGTTGATTACAAGAAAGAGAATCTTCAAATATACCGTTGGATTTCAGATGGTATTGGCTACGTAGATTTATCTCAAGTTACAAATAAGGATATTAACCCATTGTTTGAGTATCTTTCTGAGGCAGATGGTATTATTTTTGATTTAAGAAAAGCCGGACCATATAAGATAGAACTCGAACCGTTTGTATGCCACTTGTTCGAAAAAAAGGAGATACAATTGTCTTCGATGGTTTATCCGGACCCAATGCATCCCGGGGCATTTTTATGGAGAAAGAATTTTCAAACAACTATTCCAGATTCATTAACTTGTCCAATTTATAAAGGGAAGATTGTTGTTTTAATAAATGAATCTACCCAAAGCGGTTTAGAAACAATTGCTTTGGAGATACGCAATAATTGTAACTCGACCTTAGTTGGTCGATCAACTTCAGGGGCCTTAGGTAGAGTGACTCTTGTTCCTCTTTTAGGGCGAAAAACTTCCTTTTCTAATTTTGCTCTTTTTTCTGCAGACGGAACAGAGTTACAACGAAAGGGTATTACCCCTGATATCCTTGTATTACCTACAATAGATGCTATTCGGAATGGAAGAGATGAAATATTAAATGCAGGAATCGATTTTATTAAAAAGCAGCAGATGTGA